The following DNA comes from Burkholderia stabilis.
CGGATCGCGATCAACGTCGGCGCGATGCTGATCGCGTTCGTCGGGCTGATCGCGCTGATGAACCTCATCGTCGGCGGCGTGGCCACGTTCGCGGGCTTTCCGCAGATCACGCTGGTGAGCCTCATCGGCCACCTGTTCGCGCCGCTGGCCTGGATCATCGGCGTGCCGTGGCACGATGCGATGCTGGCCGGCAACTTCATCGGCGAGAAACTGATCTTCAACGAGTTCGTCGCCTACGGCGACCTGTCGCCGTATCTGAAGGGCAGCACGCATGTCGCGGCGGCCGGCCTGCAGGTGCTCGACCCGAAGACGCTCGCGATCGTGTCGTTCGCGCTGTGCGGCTTCGCGAACTTCTCGTCGATCGCGATTCTCGCCGGCGGCTTCAGCGCAGTCGCGCCCGAGCGTCGCTCCGAAGTCGCGCGGCACGGCTTGCGCGCGCTGACGGCCGCGACATTATCGAACTTGATGAGCGCCGCGATTGCCGGCCTGTTCTTTTCCCTGCATTGAACCGTGCAGCGGCCGCTGACCGATCGAGGAGACGCACGATGTTTCTACCGCAGGAATTCATCCGCCAGAAGCGCAACCGGCAGCCGCTCGATCGCGACGGGATAACCGCGTTCGTGCGCGGCGTGACCGACGGCAGCGTGACCGAAGGCCAGGTGGCCGCGTTCGCGATGGCCGTGTATTTCAACGACCTGAGCGTCGACGAGCGCGTCGCGCTGACCCTCGCGCAGCGCGACTCGGGCGACGTGCTCGACTGGCGTGCGCTCGATCTCGACGGGCCGGTGATCGACAAGCATTCGACCGGCGGCGTCGGCGATGTCGTGTCGCTGATGCTCGGGCCGATGGTGGCCGCTTGCGGCGGGTACGTGCCGATGATTTCGGGGCGCGGGCTCGGCCATACCGGCGGCACGCTCGACAAGCTCGGCGCGATTCCCGGTTACGACGTGACGCCCGATACGGACGCGTTTCGCCGCACGGTGCGCGACGTCGGCGTCGCGATCATCGGGCAGACCGCGCGGCTCGCGCCGGCCGACAAGCGCATCTACGCGATTCGCGACGTGACGGCGACGGTCGAGTCGGTCGCGATGATCACCGCGTCGATCCTGTCGAAGAAACTCGCGGCGGGACTCGACGGGCTCGTGATGGACGTCAAGGTCGGCTCCGGCGCGTTCATGCCGACCGTCGAGCAATCGGCGGAACTCGCGCGCAGCATCGTCGACGTCGGCAACGGCGCCGGCATGAAGACGACCGCGATCCTCACCGACATGAACCAGTCGCTTGCGCCGTGCGCGGGCAATGCGCTCGAAGTGGCGTGCGCGATCGACTACCTGACGGGCCGGTCGCGGCCGGCCCGCCTGCATGACGTCACGATGGCGCTTGCGGCGGAGTTGCTCGTCACCGGCGGGCTGGCGCGCGATACCGCACAGGCGCGCGCGATGCTGCAGCGAGCGCTCGATTCGGGCGCGGCGGCGGAGCGTTTCGCGAGGATGATCGCGGCGCTCGGCGGCCCCGCGGACCTGATCGAGGCGCCCGGGCGTCATCTTGCGCCGGCGGTGGTGGTCGTGCCGGTGCCGGCGCGCGCGAGCGGCGTCGTGCGGCGGGTCGATTGCCGCGCGCTTGGGCTCGCGGTCGTCGCGCTCGGCGGCGGGCGCACGCGCGCGGAAGATGCGATCGACCACAGCGTCGGCCTGACGGCGCTCGCGGAGATCGGGCAGCGCGTCGAGGCCGGGCAGCCGCTGGGCTGCGTGCACGCCCGCGACGATGCCGCCGCGGCACGCGCGGTGGAAGCGGTCCGGCACGGCTACGTGCTGGGCGAGACAGGCGACGCGCCGCCGACCATTCACCAGCGGATCGGCTGACCGATAACCGCTGCCGGCACGGGAGACACGTGCGCGCGGCGGCTTCACATCACGGGGAGTATCGCGCGCGCCGGGATGCGGCTGCGCCGATGCATCCCGGCCCACTAGCGGAGGCACCATGGCAACGGAACGGGACGCACTGATCGAACAGGCCAAGGCGGCGCGCGAACGCGCGTATGCGCCGTATTCGCGCTTCAAGGTCGGCGCGGCGCTGCAGGCGCGCGACGGGACGATTTTTCACGGCTGCAACGTCGAGAACGCGTCGTACGGGCTGTGCAATTGCGCGGAGCGCACGGCGATGTTTGCGGCGATCGCGGCCGGCTATCGTCCGGGGGACTTCGCGCGGCTCGCGGTCGTCGGCGACACGGACGGCCCGATCGCACCGTGCGGCGCGTGCCGCCAGGTGATCATCGAGATTGGCCTGCCGGATATCGAAGTGATCCTGGGCAACCTGCAAGGCGCGGTCGAGGTCACGACGGCGCACGCGTTGCTGCCGGGCGCGTTCCGGTTGTGACGGCATGCGTCGCGGCGCACCCGCGACGCACGGATCATGCGCCGTCGCGCGCTTCGCGGATCGGGATCACGGTGCGTGCGCCGCACTGGCGCAGCAGGTCGCGCAGCTCGTTGATGACCGGAAACACTTCGTGGTTCCAGTCGGCGCCCTGGCGATCGTGCGCTTCCTGCTCGCGCTCGACGATCCAGCGATCCTCGCGGAAGATG
Coding sequences within:
- a CDS encoding cytidine deaminase; its protein translation is MATERDALIEQAKAARERAYAPYSRFKVGAALQARDGTIFHGCNVENASYGLCNCAERTAMFAAIAAGYRPGDFARLAVVGDTDGPIAPCGACRQVIIEIGLPDIEVILGNLQGAVEVTTAHALLPGAFRL
- the deoA gene encoding thymidine phosphorylase; this encodes MFLPQEFIRQKRNRQPLDRDGITAFVRGVTDGSVTEGQVAAFAMAVYFNDLSVDERVALTLAQRDSGDVLDWRALDLDGPVIDKHSTGGVGDVVSLMLGPMVAACGGYVPMISGRGLGHTGGTLDKLGAIPGYDVTPDTDAFRRTVRDVGVAIIGQTARLAPADKRIYAIRDVTATVESVAMITASILSKKLAAGLDGLVMDVKVGSGAFMPTVEQSAELARSIVDVGNGAGMKTTAILTDMNQSLAPCAGNALEVACAIDYLTGRSRPARLHDVTMALAAELLVTGGLARDTAQARAMLQRALDSGAAAERFARMIAALGGPADLIEAPGRHLAPAVVVVPVPARASGVVRRVDCRALGLAVVALGGGRTRAEDAIDHSVGLTALAEIGQRVEAGQPLGCVHARDDAAAARAVEAVRHGYVLGETGDAPPTIHQRIG